A section of the Acidobacterium capsulatum ATCC 51196 genome encodes:
- a CDS encoding dipeptidase codes for MPSPAVDYARQHQSRFLDELKDLLRIPSVSTLPEHKADVRRAAEWLAAELTRIGMQHVEVIDTPGHPLVYADWLHAAGKPTCLAYGHYDVQPADPLDEWKTPPFEPTERDGNLYARGAVDDKGQMYMHVKALESLLATSGGKLPINIRVLLEGEEEVGGEQIAAFVQRHPERLQSDFALISDTELFAADLPTLCVGLRGMIYTEIEVRGAMTDLHSGMYGGAAPNPFVALCQIIAQLKDANGRVQVPGFYDRVEAPTPDELAAWKSLPFDEEHYRKSEIGSPTLTGEPGYGVLERTWARPTLDVHGMPGGFTGAGAKTVIPAKATAKVSMRLVPAMTAEDTFAKYKKFVESLCPAGVTVEVRLIHQGEAMVIDTANPYIEAATRALKEIWGKDTVFIRSGGSIPIVGDFKRYLKLPSVMMGFGLPDDNLHAPNEKFHIANFHRGIESIIRFWEETAK; via the coding sequence ATGCCCTCACCTGCCGTCGATTACGCCCGCCAGCACCAGTCCCGCTTTCTTGACGAACTCAAGGATCTGCTGCGCATCCCCTCGGTCTCCACGCTGCCCGAGCACAAGGCCGACGTTCGCCGCGCCGCCGAGTGGCTTGCCGCCGAGCTCACGCGCATCGGCATGCAGCACGTCGAGGTCATCGACACGCCCGGCCATCCGCTCGTCTATGCCGACTGGCTCCACGCCGCCGGCAAGCCCACCTGCCTCGCCTACGGCCACTATGACGTGCAGCCCGCAGACCCGCTCGATGAATGGAAGACCCCACCCTTCGAGCCCACCGAGCGCGACGGCAACCTCTACGCGCGCGGAGCCGTCGATGACAAAGGCCAGATGTACATGCACGTCAAAGCCCTCGAATCCCTCCTGGCCACCTCCGGCGGCAAGCTGCCCATCAACATTCGTGTGCTGCTCGAGGGCGAAGAAGAAGTCGGCGGCGAGCAGATCGCGGCCTTCGTGCAGCGCCACCCCGAGCGCCTTCAGTCAGACTTTGCGCTCATCTCTGACACCGAGCTCTTCGCCGCCGACCTGCCCACCCTCTGCGTCGGCCTGCGCGGCATGATCTACACCGAAATCGAAGTCCGCGGAGCCATGACCGACCTTCACTCCGGCATGTACGGCGGAGCCGCGCCCAACCCCTTCGTCGCCCTCTGCCAGATCATCGCCCAGCTCAAGGACGCCAACGGCCGCGTCCAGGTCCCCGGCTTCTATGACCGCGTCGAGGCCCCCACCCCCGACGAACTCGCCGCCTGGAAGTCGCTGCCCTTCGACGAGGAGCACTACCGCAAGAGCGAAATCGGCTCACCCACCCTCACCGGCGAACCCGGCTACGGCGTCCTTGAGCGCACCTGGGCTCGCCCCACACTCGACGTCCACGGCATGCCCGGCGGCTTCACTGGCGCCGGAGCCAAGACCGTCATTCCCGCCAAGGCCACTGCCAAGGTCTCCATGCGCCTTGTCCCGGCCATGACCGCCGAAGACACCTTCGCCAAATACAAAAAGTTTGTTGAATCCCTCTGCCCGGCCGGAGTCACCGTCGAGGTCCGCCTCATCCATCAGGGCGAGGCGATGGTCATCGATACCGCGAATCCTTATATAGAGGCCGCCACCCGCGCCCTCAAAGAAATCTGGGGCAAAGACACCGTCTTCATCCGTTCCGGCGGTTCCATCCCCATCGTCGGGGACTTCAAGCGATACTTGAAGTTGCCCTCCGTAATGATGGGATTCGGCTTGCCCGACGACAACCTCCACGCCCCCAACGAAAAGTTCCACATCGCCAACTTCCATCGCGGCATCGAGTCCATCATCCGCTTCTGGGAAGAGACCGCAAAGTAG
- a CDS encoding antitoxin Xre/MbcA/ParS toxin-binding domain-containing protein, with protein MVKPDQIAEVMGGTAILGHTIHSLRDLELTVSTGLPKRALRLAVERVYPARSDARRALFRVVPEATYKRRTRLSPAESERTERLARVIAAAEHVWGARDSAREWLTRPHPELGDRTPLDAALSEVGARQVEELLDRILYGIPA; from the coding sequence ATGGTCAAGCCCGATCAAATCGCCGAAGTCATGGGCGGCACCGCCATCCTCGGCCACACCATACACTCTCTCCGCGACCTCGAACTCACCGTCTCCACCGGCCTTCCCAAGCGGGCCCTGCGCCTCGCCGTCGAGCGCGTCTACCCGGCTCGCAGCGACGCCCGCCGCGCCCTGTTTCGTGTCGTGCCCGAGGCCACCTACAAGCGCCGCACCCGTCTTTCTCCTGCCGAGAGTGAGCGCACCGAGCGCCTTGCCCGCGTCATCGCCGCCGCGGAGCACGTCTGGGGCGCCCGCGACTCGGCCCGCGAATGGCTCACCCGCCCGCATCCCGAGCTGGGCGACCGCACCCCGCTCGACGCCGCGCTCAGCGAAGTCGGCGCGCGCCAGGTCGAGGAACTGCTTGACCGCATCCTCTACGGCATCCCCGCCTGA